tatatggcccttgtgggacagggccattGTCTAATCTAATTATCCAGATCCAACCCCAGAGgctagcatggtgcttggcacagaataagtgcttctccccctctacactgtaaactccttttgggcagggaacatgtctgataatttctgttgtactgtactctcccaagcacttaatacagtgctctgacatggtaagcactcaaatgccattgattgactacttttcaagtaccactattattactcacTAATAGACTGTGATAGAGTTCATGTAAGGCACATTTATAGAAAGGAATTTatccagaagggaaaaaaaaaagtttccattaCCCTCTAGTTGCTCTTCACTCTGGTCTTCAGTTGTAGCCTCCTGAAACATATTGTTAGATtacatatttttcttttaaagccaCATAAAGTTAATTTACTTCCTTTACTCCAAAGGCTTTAAACTTCATCCAACTCTCACTTTTTGATAGGTGTGTTACACATAAAATCAAAGTATTACTGGACATTAATCTTATTTGCATAAAAAAGGAAATGTTAAAAGAGAGCTGTATTAGGCCCTTAAACATCATATAACCAAAACCTAAAGCCAGTAAAACTTAAGTTGAATTACAGAAGATCAGAGGACAGGAATTCACCAAATAAAAACCTCATGTTTTGCTTGTTAAATACTATTCTTTAGTAAACAAGTGAATCCACTTGGAAAAGTAGGTTGGGGAAATAGGCTAGAGAATTAAGAATACAGTTATacccgctagactataagctcattgttaacagggaacatgtctaccaactctgatgtactcttcccaagctcctagtacagtgcttctgcccacagtaagtgccccgtaaataccactgaggattcATACCTCTGATACAACTGGAAAGTCAGCTTGATTTTCAGCAGGGACCTCAACAGGGAAGCTGTTCCGGATATTGGAAGCATCGTCGCCATAGTTATAAACAGTATAGTATTCACAAGCCATCTGGATATTCTGGCAGTGATGATAGTAGGAGCTAAAAAGGTAATTTTGGTTTGGCTGCCATTCAAACTTCATCCTAATATTTGGTTGAGAGGagaaaataaataagaaatattTAGATCAAGGAAGCTAATTTAATAATAACCAAGTGGGAGAGTTCCTTTCTTAAAACTCTGCTAAGCTTCACATCTTAAAAGTAAGAAATTTGACTGAAAATGACAAGTCTTATCTGTTTAGATGACCCAGTTTTATCCAACTGTTAGAGGATAAGCATCGCAGATGATAGAAGAGGAATCATGGCTATCAGAAAACAACTTCCTTTCCCCAGGCTCACCGTTGCCAGTCACCATAATAACTGCTTTTGGTGGGCATAGCATAACCTCTTGTATTCTGATGTGCAGCCATTTagaaacacacacatgcaaaacTAAGCTTCCATTCCCAACTTGGCTCTTATAGCCAAACTCTCTGCTTTACAGAGTAGTTTTTGCGAATGGCAATCAACCCCAGCTTACGCCGTGGTAACAACTAATTAAACAAAGCTGTCTTCCCTCTAGTTAATTGCTAAACCCTAgaaacagtgttctgaacagaaaATGTCATAGTCTTTTTAGAAACTGAAACCTGAAGAAAAGCACCCCTTTTCTGTTTTCTCTGATCCTTCGATTTCACTTGGAAGAAACTTTAATACTGtttgtttactatttgcagagggtTTTCTACCCTTCTGCCGAATTAATTTCTGAAGCTGCTCCTGCTTCCTGGTTTCTTGTTTCTCTAagcgattattattaattaattactcTGTGTAAAATTCACACAATTTTACTTGGAAGGAATTATAATACTGTTAATGTTATTTGTTTGCTATAGGCAAAGGGGTTTTTGCCTTTCTGCCTAGTTTCTGAAGTTCTTCCTGCTAACATTAGAACTGTAGCTACAAAAGGTTGTCCACTGTTCAGAAGGGTGATGCAATGGAAGGTAAGAGTGTTTCCATGAATGGCACATAAtggtgtgtgttgttttttttttgcaagacACAAAGGGAAAGACAAAATAATAAAAGCAAGTAATATAAACATTGCAGATGTTTGCAAAACAATGTAGAAACGTCTATGAAATGCTTCCCCAAACAAGGCCTGAATAGGAAAGGGCTTTCATTGGTAAAGAAAAATCATACAGTATCATCTAAACCATAAGTTCATTGCGAGAGGTGAATGTTTACCAATTCtctggtattgcactctcccaagcgcttagtacagtgctctccacaaagtaagcacccaataaataccaccacgtctgccgagtgacctgggcaagtcagttaacttctctgtgcctcagttacctcctctgtaaaatgggtattaagactgtgagccccatgtgggacagggactgtgtccaacctttgtcttccccagcgcttagaacagtgcctggcacacagtaagcacttaacaaataccataaaata
This sequence is a window from Ornithorhynchus anatinus isolate Pmale09 chromosome X2, mOrnAna1.pri.v4, whole genome shotgun sequence. Protein-coding genes within it:
- the CX2H6orf52 gene encoding putative uncharacterized protein C6orf52 homolog, coding for MSPPLQQSSSSFLWMKFEWQPNQNYLFSSYYHHCQNIQMACEYYTVYNYGDDASNIRNSFPVEVPAENQADFPVVSEEATTEDQSEEQLEDPQLYLDVEELNKEFMVASEELYDSLMNCHWQPLDTVNSKIPNDFQEVNRNA